CCACTTGTCGAGGCAGatacactctcatcatcttcagcagaTGCTTCCTGTGTGTAGGATCAGCACTGATCGATCGATGTGATCAGATTTCCGGACTTACCTTGAGCACTCGACCGAGAGTTACGAGGTTATGGGAATTGAGGAGTGGGGTGTGCTTGAATGTAGGTGCGAGGTATGATTTCCAGTCGACGTCCTATTGTGTGATTTGATGTATCAGCATCGAGCCATGTATTGTCTATGTCACTCCTGTGAGCTGACAGTATGGACTGTACTCACTTCCACGTTATTCTCCAACAAAAGAACCAAGGCAACCTTCTCCTGATTCCATGCTTTCCCACTTAACACCTTCTCCACGGTATCTTTTAATGCCTGATCCCTCCATTGCACTTGACTATCCAGTAAGCCTTGGATGGCACCGACAAGGGTCCACCAGGCGCTTTCCCTCATCCATGCTTTCGCTTCACCCAATTTCACCAATTCGTCCACTACCCTCTCGAAATCTTCCCTGGTAGCTGCCTGGGAGTATAAGGAGTTTGACTGAATGATAGATGTTAGTCCGAACAATCGAGCGAACATCATATCCCTCTCTTCTGATCCTTTCATATTTTTCGTATATTGGGAATTACGTATGAGGAGGGATAAGACTTGAGATACCGTGACGGTTTGTATACGGGATAATAACTGTTGAGCATCGTTAGCACCCTAGAGCACCCATCATTAAATTCATCTGACTTACCTCTGTCAAAGTGACTGCAAAACCAAGTCTACTACTTTCTCTTGAACTTCCTAAGCCCCTGACCAATCTCTTCACACAATAAACAACATCTTCCGAATTATCTTTACTCAATCGTTTATCCAGCTTTTCGCTTTCCTTGTCCTTCACTTGAGAgtcttcatcatcggatgcatcaacttccatacctgattcgtcatcatcatcttcttcatcttcctcctcttcgtcttcgtcatcatcggaAGTAGCTGTAGGTTTGTTGGAGATGAATGATTGTTGGAAATTTTCGAGGTTCGATACCAGGGACGCAGAGGCTGTCAGACGGGTATCTTTGCTTGAGTTGGCCAATGGCCAGAATAAAGGCAAGATATTCGAGGCCATTCTGCTTTGCCAGGAAGGGTCGTTGTGATGGAGGGTATCAAGgatattgaatgatgaatgatcagatgCAGCGAATTCCAATTTTTGGAAACAGCAAGTGAGTGAACtggaaattgaaattgaaaaatAAAAAACCTTCGAAAGGGAATGAGGGGCACCGGTGAGCCAGTGGAAGCAGATTACCACgtgaatttgatcccgcCGAGTTCCTCCCCCACGCGTATGTTATGTTATTTTGGGTCAATCAGATGTCTCGACGTTGGAAGACTCTCTCTACTCTTCACTCGCACATAGTCAAAACAGACAGACGACATTTGCATCAGACAACTTGGGTTCCCCAACAGATCACGAGGAGGTCAATCGaaccaccttccacctcccaGGTAAAACCGTCCTACTTTCCACCGATACCGCTTCTCCCTCGTTTCAACAATCATGGCCCAAAAACAGCGAACGAACCAAGCTATTACCCTGAAGGGGTCAACAGCTTTGGTCACAGAGTTCTTCGAGTACAGTGTGAATAGGTCAGTAATCTCACTGGCTGGTTATCTGAGTTGGTACCGGAATGGTTCgtaatagctgatatcgagCGATGTGCAGTATCCTTTATCAACGAGGAGTTTATCCCAGTGATGATTTCCGGTAAGCCAGCTAGACAACTCGAACACTTGGatagatcaagctgacatatgatGTGGGTAATCAGGATGGTTAAGAAATACGGTCTTCCTATGCTTGTCACTGCGGATGACAATCTAAAGGAATACTTGACCACCATCCTGTCCCAAGTACAGGGTGAGTAAAGTGACATCTATCTCATCACAGTCACCTAAGCTAATCGACATTGACGTATACCCTGTCTTTCATGCCTTTTCTGACGATGTCACTGTCAACCTCAAATCGTGCTCATGCTACATTCCATTCTATTCTCATCGTTCTTGCCTCGTTCGACATCTCCTCGCTCCTTCACGATGTAGAATGGctcctctcatcatctatcaaccGCCTCGTCTTAGCTATCAAATCGATCGAGACGGGCGAAACCCTCGAGCGATGGCAATTCGACATCCACACGGACGAATCAGCCATAAATAATCCTTCCCTACCTGGTGGGCCATCAACAAAGGGcaagaaaaaggaaaagacTGAGAAGGAAGTTCAAGGTGAGATTAGAGAGATCATGAAACAGATTACGAGTAGTGTGACGTTTTTACCTATCTTGGAGGAGGAATGTGAGTTCATTCGAAGCCTTCGTGTACCCAACTCATAAGGCTCCAGACTATTTCCCATATTCGAAGAatgtcaatatcatctaGTTTGACTGAGTTCCTGTTGCCTGCTCATGAAAGACCTGCTGATGATCCTTTCCTGCTGCTTTATAGGCACGTTCACTCTTCTGGCTTATACCAATGACTCTCCGGATCTACCTATACCTGCTACGTGGGGAGATGCGGACCCTCATTTGATCGATAGAGGTAAAGTGGAACAAGTCAGATTGAGAAGTTTCAGTACGAACGTGCATTCGTTGGAAGTGAGTCGATTGCAATCCAGCTGTATCGGTATCTGCTCATGCTTGGAAGGTAATGAAGCTGACCACGATGTCTCTCAGGCAATGGTGGCTTACCGAGTTGGAGAATAAGAGTTGAACTCTGTAGTTATTCGTTTGGTCTTACAGTGACTTACTTATTCAATGGTTTGGTGTTTGGAAAATTTACgatattcatgattcatAGCTATATACCATAAGGCATGTATACCCCTTGTACAGTACGATATATAGATGTTTCATGAAATCTGCTTCATTGCATGAATCATGGATTGTTGATCTACGTGATCTATGAAACGAGATCCTCTGCTCGACCTACACTCCACTTCCCATGTTGATAATGAATCCCAGACACACTACTTCTTGGAAGCCTTCAGAGCACTCGCAATACCAGCCATCAAACCCTGTCTCTCTCTTAGATAGTtcactttcgatcttctcaaaTCCTTGATTTGACCTGATCTACCTTGAGCTTCTCGAACGACCTTAATTTCTTTTATGAGTGGTGAATTCAACTTGAAGGACATCTCAACACCAATCTTGTTTACTATATTCCTCAATTTGAAACTCGTATCTACCCCACCTCTCTTTTTGATTCCCATCAACACACCCGAAAAGGGAGATACGGTCTTCTTTGTAGCGTCCGTATATTGTAATACGGTGATTACTGAACCTGTCTTTAGTCGATCTGGATGTCTCCTTGAGAATAGGTTGTGATACTGTGATTTGGGAGCGGATGCATTAAGGTGATTGATTATTGACCAGCCTTTACGTGGAGTTAGAAGAGATTGGGGGATGGAAGTTGGGGGAACGGTTGATGGGAAGAGTAGTGCGGTAGGATTGAAAGGGTATGCTATGAAAAGAAACGACCAATAGGCATCAGTGCTTTACTCGTCGTATCGGATCGGCAAGAGTTATGTATAATTTTCCTGATACGATCAATgtgtatatgatgatgataagataGGAGCTCAGACTCACACGATGAAGTAGGTtcagaagcggaagaagtTGAAGCGAACCGTTTCGAGCTGGACGCTATCTGATTAGTGGACTGTCGTAAACCATTGGCAGCCTGGGCGAACAGACGGGATGCTGAAGATGGGCTCATATTGTTGTTCAGAGAGGGTTCGGTTGTTtgtgagatgatgagatgtaaCTTTGCGATAACAGTATGGGAGTTGAGCTGAAAATATCGAAATCTCGAGGATGCAGGCAAAGAGGGATTTGGATGCATGACGTGGCATTTGACTCACAACTATCAGCCACTTGAATCGCATCATTGTACAGAGTACTCTTATACAGTCCATTCACACTCACATGTCATCCTTCCTCCCTTTCATCTCAATACCATTCGCGTAGTTACACATCCCAGCTATAGGTCTCAGATCTCACTCCTGATCACCAGAAGCTATCTTACCTAGCTTCATATTATCGCAAGGATCTGAATTTATCGGTGCACGTTTCGCGCCCAAATCGAATGTTCTATCCGATCAATCATTCATTTGCCACCTTCAGATCAAACATGGGTGTCTAGTCTTCAGcaccccttcatcttcaacagaAAGGACAATAAGTCGACTCGCCACTATCAGAGACGAGTACAAGTGAAAAGcagggaagaaaggatggcTGAAACCaacatcaatgatgatctcGTAAGCTCAACCATCTCTCTTGTTGCATCAAATACGCCGGTCAGCTTACGTAGATGGGTATATAGGTCTCACGTCAAGCGAAACTTTCCAAAGCTCTCTCAGCTGCTTATCTGAACCATCAGATCAAAGAGCTCGAATCGAAAGTGAATGCAGTCAATCTCACCTCGCCTCTCTCTCGATCTCCGAACGGCGAACCAAATCGCCCAAAGGAGAATGGAAGGGCTGAAGAGAGAGACCCAaatgatgatcttggtaGACCggatgatctggaagatCCCGCTCATGATGAGTCAAATGACGAATGGAGGGTAGTAGTAGTTGATGTATCTGCTTTGATGTGGGCTAAAAATGCTGTAAAGAGATTGGTGGGCAAGGGATGGGAATTGGTCGTTCCtcttgaaggtgagtcactCACTCCCTGATATCTCATGAATTCATTTGTGGATGTTGAGTCAATCCACTGACATGGTGAATGTTCCCAAACCTAGCCATTCGAACTCTTGATTTACTCAAGAAAGGTTCATCTCCCTCAGCAGTATCCGCCCGTCAAGCCGCTCGTTACATCGAACATGCAACTCGATTCCATACACTGTTATCTTCCGACCCTTCCATCACCGTTCAGTCAGGGACGAACTATAAGAAAGGTCGAGGATTGCGTATCCAGCGTGAAGAAGAGGTCCTACCTGTAACCTCAATGATCGACGAGTTAGCTCTACCACCAATGGATGGTCAAGGGAATTTGCCAATCTGGATCAAGAAAGTTTTCAGCTGTGTGGCATATTTCAAAAGAATCATGGATAAggaaattcaacttcttcaagatGATTACGAGGGAGGTAGGGAGGTAGAGAGAGGATCGATATTGTATGTTGGGAATCCACCTGTTTTCGTCGAAGTGGAACAAAACAAAATCAACCAACCTACCCCGACCGGCACGGCCGTGAAGGAAGATTATACGTCTAGAGCAGATGGGCATATCGttttggaagaagctgcaaGATTCGATCTGACATTGGAAGtattgagagatgatgatcatgaagtCGAAGCGTCAGGATTGACTAAATCGTCTAGATCAGGAaaagatagaagagatggTAGGAACAGGAACAGAAATAGGGACAAGGACAATAGTAGtagagataaagatggacaaaggaaaaagaaggaaCAGTCTCGAGAACCGGTAAAAGAAGTTAAAATCTTACTCAGACgaccaccttctttatcaGGAGATGACAACCATCCTTCACCTGAAAGTGGTAAATCGACTTTACCTACACATAGTGGTAATGAAAACAGTCCAGCTATACCTGGTCCACAGCTCAAACCTAGAATTGAACCTACACCAGGACAAATTTCACTCATGGCTAgaccccctccaccaccaccttctccgAGAGGATTTGCAGCTCCACCTCGAGGCTTTAGACCGCCTCCGCCAGGTGTACTGCCTGCTCCACGTCCTCCGATGGGAATGCGTCCTTCTCGACATGAACCGTTCAACGGTCATCGACCGCCTCCACCTCAAGGAAGGGATGGAGGTAGGAATAGAGGAGGTCAAAGATCCAAGCCCAACAATAGTAACGAATTCACCTTGCTTCAAAGACCCGGATCTCTCGTTCGACCCCCTCCTCCTACTTCTCCCTCGGCACCACCAGGTCCAATGGCCAGGATAGACGCTCCTTTACATCGATCTGACATGGGAATCAGAAGTGGGCGAATCGAAGGTGGAGTTGGGAGAGGTGGCGGTGGCAGAGAAGAACCGAAAGTGGTGCTTTTACGAAGACCAGGTTAAATCGATTTTAGATGAAAGAATCATTGTTTGAGCGAAACATTCCGCGCGCATTTGGTAATCAAGCAATGGTCTTATCAAGCCAAATGTCAATTTATGGAAACGACCCAGCAATCATCGATCCTGGCCAGATGAGATGAGTAATTGGGAACACTGCATCAATCGAAGTAACTCAACGCTTCTGCCAATCTCATAAGAATAGGGATATGAAATTGGACGACGTGCTGGTGATAGTAGTGCACGGTTTCTTTCAGATAATCCCCTGTTCCTAAGGGAGGGGaggggaaagaaggaaggaagttTCCGTTTCAGCTGTGTTGTCGAAGAGCGATAGTGATTCAACACAATCCGAGAGGAGGTAGTTAGCGGTAGATAGTGGTATACATCGAATGCATACGTGCATTACCACAAGTGTTCAAGTCAAGCTCACATGCGATCCAGTCTGACTCAAGGTATGAGCTGACCATGACCCTCGACCCGTGACATTTcacatatatgcatgagGATTCACAAATCATACCTCGAGATCAACCACTTACAGAATCCAAACTCGACTAGAGCCTTCTGTGTGGCATGTCAGTTAAACGAGAATGACCCTTTTGAGGTTTTTATTAATCAGCCTTATTATACAGAGGACGCGAATCGGTACCCAAAGGAGCATATCCTCTGACAGTCCCATCCGaattgaaggtgaatgaCCCAGCGGAAGTATGGAATGTTTGACCAGATCTCCACCCAGTCGCGTCTGAGGTTGAGTTGAGggttgactttgactttcaGAAGGAGTGGTTCGAATGGATGATCCACCTGGACGAAGAGGTATTTCGAAAGATGTATTTGATCTGCGAATGCAAGGGCTATAACATCAGTTTCCAACTGGGTGACGAGATGTTAGTGAAGGTAACTTAGGTTCTTATGGGatcttactcaccttgttgacATCGTTCGTCGTATGTTTTGTAATTTTTATATTTACCTATCAGTATGAACACTTTTTTTTTTGTCTTTTGGGCTTTGTTTTTCTTCTGATTTTGGTCTGTTATGGCTTCGTAAGGAGGTAAGAGAAAGCAAAGTTGTCAAAACTATCAACCGATATCCCTTCTTATACCTTAGACTGCTTGAATTAACCCTGTTGCCATCCGTTGTGAATGGACGAATAGAAGTCAAATACCTCAGTGAACTCAGCAACATACTTGATCATGACGAAGATCAACCTACCTCCGTCCAGGATTAGTACCTAGCCCAGCACTGAACGTAGCTCCACATCACAAGAAGGTCTCCTATCCATCTCGCAATACCACATAAAGAAGGCATGTTAGTCTGGTGTGAAAGGAGGCGCTCTGCTGATGACGATTTCTACTCCATCCACGAC
The nucleotide sequence above comes from Kwoniella europaea PYCC6329 chromosome 1, complete sequence. Encoded proteins:
- a CDS encoding ribosomal protein L19, whose translation is MSPSSASRLFAQAANGLRQSTNQIASSSKRFASTSSASEPTSSSYPFNPTALLFPSTVPPTSIPQSLLTPRKGWSIINHLNASAPKSQYHNLFSRRHPDRLKTGSVITVLQYTDATKKTVSPFSGVLMGIKKRGGVDTSFKLRNIVNKIGVEMSFKLNSPLIKEIKVVREAQGRSGQIKDLRRSKVNYLRERQGLMAGIASALKASKK